A region of the Bradysia coprophila strain Holo2 unplaced genomic scaffold, BU_Bcop_v1 contig_334, whole genome shotgun sequence genome:
CATGTATGCGTGTATCCAACATCTCCCCCATTAAAGATCCAAATATCTCCCCTTGACGCAACGTGAAAAATCGGTACGAACAACTTGACGGCGGTCACGTTGTGGTCGGGCTGGAATTGTTGGaatggttgaaaatgtttcgttcgGCTGTGGTGTACTTTGTGATACTTCAGGTTGCTGAATGATGACTGGTAATGGTGTCGTTTCAAATACATCGTACAACAAACTTAACACTGGATCAGACTGCTCATCCTCATATTCGTATCGGACACGAATTTGATTTGCATGACGACGCCATATGATTCCATCGCATTCAACGTTGTATACCACATTGCCGACTCGTTCGATGATCACGGCTGGTGACCATACAATTTTCCTCTCACGGAAATCTCGTacataaattttctgattcGGATAGAAAATTCGATGCTTTGCTCCATGTTTAGTGTTGAATTGGTCTTCCATTTTGACATCACGAATAACATCAAATTTCAATCTCGGTTTCACCAAATCTAGAactgaattcatttttcgtcCAAACATAACTTCGGCTGGACTGCAATTGTTCGGTAATTGAGCGTTTGGCGTCATCCGATAACGCTGAAGAAATGTCTGTAGAACGTCAGGTACACGTTCCTCCCCTTTTGCTTTTTTGAGTGCCCGCTTGAATGTATCGACAAATCGTTCGGCCTGACCATTTGACTGTGGGTGGTACACGGGTGTCTTTATGTGATATATTCCGTTTGCCTTACAAAATTCGTCGAATTCAACAGAGATGAACGCAGGACCATTATCGGAAACAAGAATCGACATATTGCCAAAACGTGCGTTAAGTTCTTGTAATTTAGAAATCGCTGCAGCAGATGTAATGTGTtcataatgaaaatttctggCCACTTGGAATAGGAATCTACGATGACAAAATAGTAGTGTCCTTGAAACTCTCCAGCAAAATCAATATGCACACGAGACCAGACATGCGATGACTTGGGCCATGACGATAACGTTGCCTTAACCGGTGTTTTTGCTGTACTTGCACAACGTGAACAACGTTGCACATATTCGGTGATGTCTTTGTCAATGTTTGGCCAGTATACGTAACTGCGAGCTAAAGCTTTCATTCGAACAATGCCAGGATGAGCAACGTGAAgttgttgtaaaatttcattctgtAACGATAACGGAATTACAACCCGATCATTGAATAACAAACAATCGTCCAATTCGCATAACGATTCACGTCGATTGTAAAATATCTTCAGTACGTCATTGTCAATATGTGAAGGCCAAGTCGACTTCAAATATGTACTCACGGATGCAAGTAACTCGTCATTTTTCGTTGCGTGTGCAATCATTTCAGCAGTGACAGGTAGCACACGGATTGCATCGACCAAAATTCGATTGATTGAATCCTCCAGAATGCGAATTGATGAAATGATGATCGGTTCCAATGGCGATTGATGATTAGCAATAAGTCGAGACAGTGCATCTGCatgtccgaaattttcggtgttCTTATGTTCAACAACGAAATCGTATGACATCAATGAAATCGCCCATCGCTGTAGACGGCTCGATGAATGGACCGGAATGCCCTTCTTTGCACCAAATACAGCGAGCAATGGTTTGTGGTCGGTTTCCAAGACAAATTTTCGTCCCCAAATCATTTTGTGGAATTTCTGAACAGCGAATACCAATGACAACGCTTCCTTTTCGATTTGACCGTAGTTTTTCTCAGCAGGAGAAAGACTTCGTGATGCATGTTCGATAGCTTTCTCTGAACCGTCGTCATATCGATGAAAAATAACAGCACCAAGCCCATGAATCGATGCATCAGCTGCAACTCTAATCGGCACATTGGGATCATAATGAGCCAACAGCAAATCGgataataaaatttccttCGCTTTATTGAAAGCTTCGCGACACTCGTCAGTCCATTCAAATTTTACGTCCTTGCATAGCAAACGATCCAATGGAAAACGTAGATCTTTCATCTCTTTGACGAACTTGGAGTAATAATTTATCATGCCCAAGAACGATTTGACTGTTGTAACATCATGTGGCTCAGGCATATCAACAATAGCTTGAACTTTGGCTGTATTCGGTCGACGACCGTGTTCATCTATAATGAAAccaagaaattcaatttctgtcATCATGAACTTACACTTGTGATGGCGTATGTTGAAACCCCACTCTTTGATTCGTTCGAACAATGCAATCAAATTTCGGTTGTGTTCCTCGATCGTACGTCCATTTACGGTGATATCGTCCTGATATCCACAAGTTCGGTCCAAACCCGCAATCATCGCGTCAATGATTTGTTGAAAAACCGCAGAAGCGACTTTAACTCCAAACGGTAAACgattgaattgaaatagaccACGATGCGTATTTATGGTGATATATTTCTTGGATGACTC
Encoded here:
- the LOC119079795 gene encoding uncharacterized protein K02A2.6-like, whose protein sequence is MDEALLKLLADQTLALQELTKIVVANKLDGDAIHANNAQRSMDLLANSLTDYMHEPQSKFTFTTWYDRHEDVFLVDAKNLDDAAKVRLLLRFCNYAQPKKQNSSQTNSSDKRTKVIAVSKVDFAAKRKFIVIHINGTPIRLQVDTASDVTIISRDNYVLLGQPPAVECIEYAQNASGDPLSLQLEFDCKISFNNVDTAGVCYVTDVPDLNVIGNDWLDLFGLFDVPLNAVCSQITKTSNPVNTHDFMVNFKQRFSSVFSSTLGKCTKTQVTLRLKPEAQPVFRPKRPVAYAAVPIVDAELDRLQEMDVLSPISYSEWAAPIVTTKKPNGSIRLCADFATGLNDALETYHYPLPTPDSIFATLNGGKYYSKIDFADAYFQLVVDESSKKYITINTHRGLFQFNRLPFGVKVASAVFQQIIDAMIAGLDRTCGYQDDITVNGRTIEEHNRNLIALFERIKEWGFNIRHHKYEHGRRPNTAKVQAIVDMPEPHDVTTVKSFLGMINYYSKFVKEMKDLRFPLDRLLCKDVKFEWTDECREAFNKAKEILLSDLLLAHYDPNVPIRVAADASIHGLGAVIFHRYDDGSEKAIEHASRSLSPAEKNYGQIEKEALSLVFAVQKFHKMIWGRKFVLETDHKPLLAVFGAKKGIPVHSSSRLQRWAISLMSYDFVVEHKNTENFGHADALSRLIANHQSPLEPIIISSIRILEDSINRILVDAIRVLPVTAEMIAHATKNDELLASVSTYLKSTWPSHIDNDVLKIFYNRRESLCELDDCLLFNDRVVIPLSLQNEILQQLHVAHPGIVRMKALARSYVYWPNIDKDITEYVQRCSRCASTAKTPVKATLSSWPKSSHVWSRVHIDFAGEFQGHYYFVIVDSYSKWPEIFIMNTLHLLQRFLNYKNLTHVLAICRFLFPIMVLRSSLLNSTNFSNGQAERFVDTFKRALKKAKGEERVPDVLQTFLQRYRMTPNAQLPNNCSPAEVMFGRKMNSVLDLVKPRLKFDVIRDVKMEDQFNTKHGAKHRIFYPNQKIYVRDFRERKIVWSPAVIIERVGNVVYNVECDGIIWRRHANQIRVRYEYEDEQSDPVLSLLYDVFETTPLPVIIQQPEVSQSTPQPNETFSTIPTIPARPQRDRRQVVRTDFSRCVKGRYLDL